A genomic region of Gemmatimonadota bacterium contains the following coding sequences:
- a CDS encoding TolC family protein, whose protein sequence is MIGGALFWLSLVAADSLPQVTLTQAIERATRLDPNYVRALGQVGSAEWARKAALSTFVLPSLSVSTDLANYSVEIFNTGTGQRAKTIVNARADVRYELFTGGRKLAEINRVKAELETARATQAQAQFLAALGTEVDYYAVLGSRELADVARDRLRRAEEQLVVARARVVSGAVVQTDSLQLLLEVNRARVSLLREETRLSVARLQLGRRVGTRGPVDAFPLDTTVPPDPPITLPAAVALALEQGPEYRIARGNERAAAATVKSRTGAYFPQATLSANVSKFGDRFFPQGLSRSSVSLGVAFPLWDNFNRELNLSRARVARDVAVAVRQDLELAAEADVTEAYQAHANSLIAARYSEIGVRVAQENFRVQQARYRAGASTILDLLDAQSQLTVAQADLVQARYATRLALAGLEALIGRRFHDLED, encoded by the coding sequence ATGATCGGCGGAGCTCTGTTCTGGCTCTCGTTGGTGGCCGCCGATTCGCTTCCGCAAGTCACCCTGACCCAGGCCATCGAGCGCGCCACCCGGCTCGATCCGAATTATGTCCGCGCGCTTGGCCAAGTCGGCAGCGCGGAGTGGGCCCGAAAAGCGGCCCTGTCCACCTTCGTGCTTCCCTCGTTGAGCGTCAGTACCGATCTCGCCAACTACTCCGTTGAGATCTTCAATACCGGCACCGGTCAGCGGGCGAAAACCATCGTCAACGCCCGAGCCGATGTGCGCTACGAGTTGTTTACCGGCGGCCGGAAGCTGGCCGAGATAAACCGGGTCAAGGCCGAGCTCGAGACCGCCCGGGCCACCCAAGCCCAGGCCCAATTCTTAGCCGCGCTCGGCACCGAGGTCGACTACTACGCAGTGTTGGGGAGCCGCGAACTTGCCGACGTGGCCCGAGACCGCCTCCGCCGGGCCGAGGAGCAGCTGGTGGTCGCTCGGGCTCGGGTGGTGAGCGGCGCGGTGGTCCAGACCGATTCGCTCCAGTTGTTGCTCGAAGTCAATCGGGCCCGGGTGTCCTTGCTCCGGGAGGAAACCCGACTTTCCGTGGCCCGGCTTCAGTTGGGTCGCCGGGTCGGCACCCGGGGGCCGGTCGATGCGTTCCCGCTCGACACGACCGTGCCGCCCGATCCGCCGATCACGTTGCCCGCGGCGGTGGCCTTGGCGCTCGAACAAGGGCCGGAGTATCGAATCGCCCGGGGCAATGAGCGAGCGGCCGCGGCCACGGTCAAATCCCGAACCGGCGCCTATTTCCCCCAGGCCACGCTGAGCGCCAACGTCTCCAAGTTTGGCGACCGGTTCTTCCCCCAGGGCCTCAGCCGGTCGTCCGTCAGCTTGGGTGTGGCGTTTCCGCTTTGGGACAACTTCAATCGCGAGCTCAATCTGAGCCGGGCCCGGGTGGCTCGAGACGTGGCCGTCGCGGTCCGCCAGGATCTGGAACTTGCCGCCGAAGCTGACGTAACCGAGGCGTATCAGGCCCACGCCAACTCGTTGATCGCGGCCCGGTACTCCGAAATCGGGGTTCGGGTGGCCCAGGAAAACTTTCGGGTCCAGCAGGCCCGGTATCGGGCCGGCGCGAGCACGATTCTCGATCTCCTCGATGCCCAATCGCAACTCACCGTGGCCCAGGCTGATTTGGTCCAGGCCCGCTACGCCACCCGACTGGCCTTGGCCGGGCTCGAGGCACTGATCGGACGGCGTTTCCATGATCTCGAGGACTAG
- a CDS encoding efflux RND transporter periplasmic adaptor subunit — protein MISRTSVKSALLALAVLAAGCAKSDAPSPQAGGARPSGPVSVEVRAATIDTVIDAITATGQIESLQSIELRPDVDGRLVEIYVREGARVEKGAPLFKVDDAELKAQVARAEADRDLSEQALTRTQQLLAEKAAAQADVERAEASARSTRAGLALLVVRLDRTVVRSPWTGVAGARFVSLGDYVTQNTRLITLQTVNPQRASFQVPERYAERLKVGQTVSLRVAALEGRDFIGRVDFVDPRVQLPARTITVKAVVPNPAHLLQAGMFIEARLETTRRLTAVVVPEEGILQLPAGNFVWVVVGDKPERRKVALGVRKPGSVEVLSGVVAGDLIVTGGAERLNPQSKVRVAGNQPAPAAGPPPGPK, from the coding sequence ATGATCTCGAGGACTAGCGTGAAATCAGCGTTGCTTGCCTTGGCGGTGCTCGCCGCCGGTTGTGCCAAGTCTGACGCCCCCTCACCCCAAGCAGGCGGGGCCCGCCCGAGCGGGCCGGTCTCGGTGGAGGTTCGAGCCGCGACCATCGATACCGTGATCGACGCGATCACGGCCACCGGCCAGATCGAATCGCTCCAATCGATCGAGCTCCGCCCCGACGTCGACGGCCGGCTGGTCGAGATCTATGTCCGGGAGGGGGCTCGAGTCGAAAAGGGCGCCCCGCTTTTCAAGGTCGACGACGCCGAACTCAAGGCCCAAGTGGCTCGGGCCGAAGCCGATCGCGATCTCTCGGAGCAGGCGTTGACCCGGACTCAACAGCTGCTGGCCGAAAAAGCCGCCGCCCAAGCCGATGTGGAACGGGCCGAGGCCAGTGCCCGAAGCACCCGGGCGGGCCTGGCCTTGCTGGTGGTACGGCTCGACCGGACCGTGGTGCGGTCCCCATGGACCGGGGTCGCCGGGGCCCGATTCGTAAGCTTGGGCGACTATGTCACCCAGAACACCCGCCTGATCACCCTGCAGACGGTGAATCCGCAACGCGCCTCGTTCCAGGTCCCGGAGCGGTATGCCGAGCGCCTTAAGGTAGGTCAGACCGTGAGCCTTCGGGTCGCCGCGCTGGAAGGGCGTGATTTCATCGGGCGCGTCGATTTCGTGGATCCCCGGGTTCAGTTGCCGGCTCGAACCATCACCGTCAAAGCTGTGGTGCCGAACCCGGCCCATCTGCTTCAGGCCGGGATGTTCATCGAGGCTCGGCTGGAAACCACCCGCCGGCTCACGGCCGTCGTGGTGCCGGAGGAGGGAATCCTCCAGCTGCCGGCGGGAAACTTCGTTTGGGTGGTCGTCGGGGATAAGCCGGAACGCCGGAAGGTCGCACTCGGGGTCCGGAAGCCTGGGTCGGTCGAAGTGCTGAGCGGCGTGGTCGCCGGCGATCTCATCGTCACCGGCGGGGCCGAACGACTCAATCCCCAGTCGAAGGTTCGGGTGGCGGGGAATCAGCCCGCCCCGGCCGCCGGGCCGCCGCCGGGTCCGAAATGA
- a CDS encoding glutamine synthetase, which yields MTAVLRDFLEIPYDELEAMNLEAKAERLNRVSPDKIRDKRMKYLAEEKRIKAVTVCFTDLEGRMHMLDYDKKFLLKSADNLTFDGSSIRGFSAQAESDLRLLIDWPAFYWLPSDIFGPGKVLVFGEVLEKDGTPYVADLRAKLKAYLAKLYAKEGFVCNAANEVEGFLFQGREAERHYHETGQFEFISTGGYYHALPTDPLRIFIDTAAEVQRAMGFANEKDHPEVAPSQFEMNYSYTEASIAADQVQLYKLICRQVAAKLEMTASFLPKPVTGVNGSGMHTNLSISQKGKNLFFDAKGQDQLSKMGWKFIDRILTSGQDLCLIFNPSVNAYRRLDPHFEAPNQIKASAVDRGSMVRIPLGNAKSARVEVRSVGPDANPYMAIYSMFKVGLEGPIEAANSDKKRDRTKFLPDNIYDAIRLFKGSKVATDLLGETVHKKYADLKLIQAERCPKALGSLIKIPEIQFHHEVTNQYLWSKF from the coding sequence ATGACCGCCGTCCTTCGCGATTTTCTCGAAATCCCGTACGACGAACTCGAGGCCATGAACCTCGAAGCCAAGGCCGAGCGGCTGAACCGGGTCAGCCCGGACAAGATCCGCGACAAGCGGATGAAGTACCTGGCCGAGGAAAAGCGAATCAAGGCCGTGACCGTGTGCTTCACCGACCTCGAGGGCCGGATGCACATGCTCGACTACGACAAGAAGTTCCTGCTCAAGTCGGCCGACAACCTGACCTTTGATGGCTCTTCGATCCGCGGGTTCTCGGCTCAGGCTGAATCCGATCTCCGCTTGCTCATCGATTGGCCGGCCTTTTACTGGTTGCCGAGTGATATCTTCGGCCCCGGCAAAGTTCTGGTCTTCGGCGAAGTACTCGAGAAGGACGGCACCCCCTACGTGGCCGACTTGCGCGCCAAGCTCAAGGCGTACCTCGCCAAGCTCTACGCCAAGGAAGGCTTCGTCTGCAACGCGGCCAACGAGGTCGAAGGCTTCCTGTTCCAAGGGCGGGAGGCCGAGCGCCATTACCACGAAACCGGCCAGTTTGAGTTTATCTCAACCGGCGGCTACTACCACGCGCTCCCGACCGATCCGCTGCGGATCTTCATCGATACGGCCGCCGAGGTCCAGCGGGCCATGGGCTTCGCCAACGAGAAGGACCACCCGGAAGTGGCGCCCTCTCAGTTCGAGATGAACTACAGCTACACCGAAGCGAGCATCGCGGCCGATCAGGTCCAACTCTACAAGCTGATCTGCCGGCAGGTCGCGGCCAAGCTCGAGATGACGGCGAGCTTTCTTCCGAAGCCGGTGACCGGGGTCAATGGCTCCGGCATGCACACCAATCTGTCGATCAGTCAAAAGGGCAAGAATCTCTTCTTCGATGCCAAGGGACAGGATCAATTGTCGAAGATGGGGTGGAAGTTCATTGACCGGATCCTGACCAGCGGGCAGGACCTCTGTCTGATCTTCAATCCGTCCGTCAATGCCTACCGGCGGCTCGACCCGCATTTCGAGGCGCCGAACCAGATCAAGGCTTCGGCGGTCGATCGCGGCTCGATGGTCCGGATTCCGCTCGGCAACGCGAAGTCCGCCCGCGTTGAAGTTCGCTCGGTGGGTCCCGACGCCAACCCGTACATGGCGATCTACTCCATGTTCAAGGTCGGCCTCGAAGGCCCGATCGAAGCGGCCAACAGCGACAAGAAGCGCGACCGAACCAAGTTCCTGCCTGATAACATCTATGATGCCATCCGGTTGTTCAAAGGCTCCAAGGTGGCCACCGATCTGCTCGGCGAAACCGTCCACAAGAAGTACGCCGACCTGAAATTGATTCAGGCCGAACGATGCCCCAAGGCGCTCGGCAGCCTCATCAAGATTCCGGAAATTCAGTTCCACCACGAAGTGACGAACCAGTATCTCTGGTCCAAGTTCTAG
- a CDS encoding aminotransferase class V-fold PLP-dependent enzyme has translation MPLSTSGSEPSELLERLAALERQARALDPGTSRRKAVRGPVMASAERFLRQVENLKAYDDTGGQGEGLLDSPIAERGLPIADVIGLLEEEVVRPGLNPASGGHLAYVPGGGIYYSALGDYLAAVSNKYAGIFFTGPGPVRMENQLLRWVADLVGYPAGAVGNLASGGSIANLVAIATAREAHGLKGADFHRAVVYLTSQAHHCIEKALRIAGLGEVVVRHVPIDDRWRMRPDGLATAIAADRAAGLKPWLVVAAAGTTDTGAVDPLDQIGQVAKEAGCWFHVDAAYGGFFLLTDEGRAKLAGIERSDSVVLDPHKSLFLPYGIGLVLVKDPAPMLATHHYFGNYMQDAMRAPGEVSPADVSPELTKHFRALRMWLPLKLIGVAPFRAALEEKLLLARYFRQKAAALGFEVGPEPDLSIVTFRWAPAGASLETANRQNQQIVEGVRKDGRVFLSSTMIDGRFTLRLVALSFRTHRKTIDLALRVLREQVEALKPC, from the coding sequence ATGCCTCTCTCGACTAGTGGGTCAGAACCGTCAGAATTGCTCGAGCGGCTGGCGGCGCTCGAGCGGCAAGCCCGGGCCCTCGACCCCGGCACCTCCCGGCGGAAAGCGGTTCGGGGCCCGGTCATGGCCTCGGCCGAACGGTTTCTTCGCCAGGTCGAGAACCTCAAGGCCTACGACGACACCGGTGGTCAGGGCGAGGGTCTCCTGGACTCGCCGATTGCCGAACGCGGCCTCCCGATCGCCGACGTGATCGGCCTGCTCGAGGAAGAAGTCGTGCGGCCCGGTCTCAATCCGGCCTCCGGGGGCCACTTGGCCTACGTTCCGGGCGGCGGGATCTACTATTCCGCGTTAGGCGACTACCTCGCGGCGGTCTCCAACAAATACGCCGGCATTTTCTTTACGGGCCCGGGCCCGGTCCGGATGGAAAACCAACTGCTCCGCTGGGTGGCCGATTTGGTGGGCTACCCGGCCGGGGCGGTCGGGAACTTGGCCTCGGGCGGGAGTATCGCCAACCTCGTGGCCATCGCCACCGCCCGTGAGGCCCATGGACTGAAGGGCGCCGATTTTCACCGGGCCGTCGTGTACCTGACCAGCCAAGCCCACCATTGCATCGAGAAGGCGCTCCGGATCGCCGGCCTCGGCGAGGTCGTGGTTCGCCATGTCCCGATCGATGACCGCTGGCGGATGCGGCCGGATGGGCTGGCCACGGCGATCGCGGCCGATCGGGCCGCCGGGCTCAAACCGTGGTTGGTGGTCGCGGCCGCCGGCACCACCGACACCGGGGCCGTCGATCCGCTCGATCAGATCGGGCAGGTGGCCAAGGAGGCAGGGTGCTGGTTTCACGTCGACGCGGCCTATGGCGGGTTCTTCTTGCTGACCGACGAGGGCCGGGCCAAACTGGCCGGGATCGAGCGATCAGATTCGGTCGTCCTCGATCCGCACAAGAGCTTGTTCCTGCCGTATGGGATTGGCCTGGTGCTCGTCAAGGATCCAGCCCCGATGCTGGCCACCCACCACTACTTCGGCAACTACATGCAGGATGCGATGCGGGCCCCGGGTGAGGTATCGCCGGCCGATGTGTCGCCGGAACTCACCAAGCACTTCCGGGCGCTCCGGATGTGGCTGCCGCTCAAATTGATCGGCGTGGCGCCGTTTCGGGCCGCCCTCGAGGAAAAGCTGTTGCTCGCCCGGTATTTCCGGCAGAAAGCGGCAGCCCTCGGGTTCGAGGTCGGACCCGAGCCCGACCTTTCCATTGTCACCTTTCGGTGGGCGCCGGCGGGGGCTAGTCTGGAAACCGCCAATCGGCAGAACCAACAGATCGTCGAAGGGGTGCGAAAGGACGGCCGGGTGTTCCTTTCCTCGACCATGATCGATGGCCGGTTCACCCTTCGCCTGGTGGCCCTGTCGTTCCGAACCCATCGAAAGACGATTGATCTGGCTCTCCGAGTGCTGCGTGAGCAGGTCGAGGCGCTCAAGCCATGTTGA
- a CDS encoding efflux RND transporter permease subunit, producing MILSDLSIRRPVLATMLSLALVLFGVIGYRQLTIREYPDVDPPIVSVSVFLRGANPRVMESAVTDVLEEELSAAEGLRTMTSVSSEQSANVTLEFNLDRDVEVAAQDVRDLVSRVRRRLPEEVEEPVVSKQDADARPFMFISLTGDNYNLLQLTEIADRYVKTPLQTVAGIGRADIRGERRYAMRVWLKAPELASRGLTTTEVISAIRSRNVEIPAGRIESNQREFTVRSLGELKTPEEFSGLVVANMDGQLVKLGDVARVELGPEDDRSRFRFNRQQAIGVSLTRQSKANLVEVADAIHALVPKLQVPPGIELTIGYDNSIYVKRSIKEAQETLVLAGGLVILIIFVFLRNLRATIIPGLAIPTSIIATFAVMYFLDFSINNLTLLALILAIGIVVDDAIIVLENAYRRQEELHEDPETAAINGTREIAFAVIATTISLVAVFVPLAFLKGSTGRLFNEFGISVAAAVAISGFVALTLTPMLCAKILRVPERHGALFGFLERGFDGLTGGYQFLLAATLRHRGMAMAGTGAMLVLAWFTFKALKTEFVPPEDRGMIMVNVVAPEGASIGYTDEYQKQVEKILSDVPEIYTMNSMVAFGGGGGGGGRVNTGMLFIRMIDWSDRERSVQDVLAELQPKLSAVPGVLAFGSNPPAFGGFGQPVQFVVRHPDFDSLVTSMDTLIRRARQIKGLINIDTDLRVNKPELTVRYERDRMEDLGVPVRDVATTMQTLLGGQRVSTFTRDNELYDVVVQLDPAARATPSDMSDLTVKGRGGQLIKLDQLARVTENVGPRQLNHFNRIRAATLNASLAPGFTLGEAVDSLRALATEVLPAGATVALSGESRELEESGGALYFAFVLALIVVFMVLAAQFESIVHPFTVLLAVPPAVTGAVFTLFIAKSTINLYSQIGMILLIGLVTKNSILLVEYANQLKERGQDTLSALLEAGRIRLRPILMTSVATVVGAVPIALGLGAGSSSRRPLGYAIVGGVILSTAMTLFLVPVVYSLLDQVLGRVRKPKVAESAVAMTGDAP from the coding sequence ATGATTCTCTCCGATCTCTCGATCCGGCGGCCCGTCCTGGCCACCATGCTCAGTTTGGCATTGGTGCTGTTCGGCGTCATTGGCTACCGCCAACTGACCATTCGCGAATACCCGGACGTCGATCCGCCGATCGTGTCGGTCAGCGTCTTCCTCCGGGGCGCCAACCCGCGGGTCATGGAATCCGCCGTCACCGACGTCCTCGAAGAAGAGCTGTCCGCGGCCGAGGGGCTCCGCACCATGACGAGCGTCAGCTCGGAGCAATCGGCCAACGTCACCCTCGAGTTCAATCTTGATCGGGACGTCGAAGTGGCCGCCCAGGACGTTCGGGACTTGGTGTCCCGGGTCCGTCGCCGCCTCCCCGAGGAGGTCGAAGAGCCGGTGGTCTCCAAGCAGGATGCCGACGCCCGCCCTTTCATGTTCATCTCGCTGACCGGCGACAACTACAACCTTCTCCAGTTGACCGAGATCGCCGACCGGTACGTGAAGACCCCGCTCCAGACCGTGGCCGGGATCGGCCGGGCCGATATCCGCGGGGAACGTCGCTATGCCATGCGAGTGTGGCTCAAGGCCCCGGAGTTGGCGTCACGGGGACTCACGACCACCGAAGTGATTAGCGCCATCCGGAGCCGGAACGTCGAGATTCCCGCCGGCCGGATCGAATCGAACCAACGCGAGTTCACGGTCCGGTCTCTGGGCGAACTCAAGACCCCCGAAGAGTTCTCCGGCCTCGTCGTCGCCAATATGGACGGCCAGCTCGTCAAGCTCGGCGACGTGGCCCGCGTCGAGCTGGGCCCCGAAGACGACCGGAGCCGGTTCCGATTCAATCGCCAGCAGGCCATCGGCGTCTCCCTGACCCGGCAGTCCAAGGCCAACCTCGTCGAGGTAGCCGACGCCATCCACGCCCTGGTCCCCAAGCTCCAGGTGCCTCCCGGCATCGAGCTGACCATCGGATATGACAACTCGATCTACGTCAAACGGTCGATCAAGGAAGCCCAGGAGACGCTGGTGCTGGCCGGCGGTCTCGTCATCCTCATCATCTTCGTATTTCTCCGAAACCTCCGGGCCACCATCATTCCGGGCCTCGCGATTCCGACCTCCATTATCGCGACCTTCGCGGTCATGTATTTCCTCGATTTCTCGATCAACAACTTGACCCTGCTGGCCCTGATTCTGGCCATCGGGATCGTGGTCGATGACGCCATCATCGTGCTCGAGAACGCCTACCGGCGGCAAGAAGAACTGCACGAAGACCCCGAAACGGCCGCCATCAACGGCACCCGAGAAATCGCCTTCGCCGTGATTGCCACGACCATCTCGCTGGTCGCGGTGTTCGTGCCCCTCGCCTTCCTCAAAGGCTCGACCGGACGGCTCTTCAACGAGTTCGGGATTTCGGTCGCCGCCGCCGTGGCGATTTCCGGTTTCGTGGCCCTGACGCTGACCCCGATGCTGTGCGCCAAGATCCTCCGGGTGCCGGAGCGGCACGGCGCCTTGTTCGGATTCCTCGAACGCGGCTTCGATGGGTTGACTGGCGGGTACCAGTTCCTCCTCGCCGCCACCCTCCGCCACCGGGGCATGGCCATGGCTGGCACCGGGGCCATGCTGGTGCTGGCCTGGTTCACCTTCAAGGCCCTGAAGACCGAGTTCGTCCCGCCGGAAGACCGCGGCATGATCATGGTCAACGTCGTGGCCCCGGAAGGCGCCTCGATCGGGTACACCGACGAGTATCAGAAACAGGTCGAGAAGATCCTGTCCGACGTGCCCGAGATCTACACCATGAACAGCATGGTCGCCTTCGGCGGCGGCGGCGGTGGCGGCGGGCGAGTCAATACCGGGATGTTGTTCATTCGGATGATCGACTGGTCCGACCGGGAGCGGTCGGTCCAGGACGTACTCGCTGAACTACAGCCCAAACTGTCGGCCGTGCCTGGCGTCCTGGCCTTCGGCAGCAATCCCCCCGCGTTCGGCGGCTTTGGCCAACCGGTCCAATTTGTCGTCCGGCACCCGGATTTTGACTCGCTGGTGACGTCGATGGACACCCTGATTCGCCGGGCTCGGCAGATCAAGGGCCTCATCAACATCGACACCGACCTTCGGGTCAATAAGCCGGAACTGACCGTGCGCTACGAGCGCGACCGGATGGAGGACCTCGGCGTGCCGGTCCGGGATGTGGCCACCACGATGCAAACCCTGCTCGGTGGTCAACGGGTCAGCACGTTCACCCGTGACAACGAACTCTACGATGTGGTGGTCCAACTCGATCCCGCGGCCCGAGCCACCCCGTCCGACATGAGTGATCTAACGGTCAAGGGCCGGGGCGGTCAGTTGATCAAACTCGACCAGCTGGCCCGGGTCACCGAGAACGTTGGTCCCCGCCAGCTCAACCACTTCAATCGGATTCGCGCGGCCACCCTGAATGCCAGCTTGGCGCCGGGCTTTACCCTCGGCGAAGCCGTCGATTCGCTCCGGGCCTTGGCCACGGAGGTCTTGCCCGCGGGCGCCACGGTGGCGCTTTCCGGCGAGTCGCGCGAGCTTGAAGAAAGCGGCGGTGCCCTCTACTTCGCCTTCGTCTTGGCCCTTATCGTCGTGTTCATGGTGCTCGCGGCCCAGTTCGAGTCTATCGTCCACCCGTTCACGGTATTGCTCGCGGTGCCGCCGGCGGTTACCGGCGCTGTTTTTACGCTATTTATCGCCAAGTCGACCATCAATCTCTACAGTCAGATCGGGATGATCCTCTTGATCGGACTGGTCACCAAGAACTCGATCCTGCTGGTTGAGTATGCCAATCAGCTGAAGGAGCGGGGTCAGGACACCTTGAGCGCGCTCCTTGAAGCCGGCCGGATCCGGCTTCGCCCGATCTTGATGACCTCGGTGGCCACGGTGGTTGGGGCGGTGCCGATCGCGCTGGGTCTCGGTGCCGGCTCCTCGAGCCGCCGCCCGCTTGGCTACGCGATCGTCGGCGGAGTGATTCTCTCGACCGCCATGACGCTGTTTCTCGTGCCGGTCGTCTACTCGCTGCTCGACCAGGTGCTCGGCCGGGTTCGCAAACCGAAAGTCGCCGAGTCGGCGGTCGCCATGACGGGAGACGCTCCATGA